A region from the Salvelinus fontinalis isolate EN_2023a chromosome 23, ASM2944872v1, whole genome shotgun sequence genome encodes:
- the LOC129820770 gene encoding mid1-interacting protein 1-B-like, with protein MMQISESHLQKNSLFNSMNRFIGAVNNMDQTVMVPSLLRDVPLEEEREMAALKSSGNSDIEDGDMYSYYQLLKSIRCDIEWGVMRAEEAEKLKESRGPSSRIDSEEEESEVSSEEDEVNLQKQFQFHMTGLHGVLSKLTQQANTLTNRYKQEIGVGCY; from the coding sequence ATGATGCAAATCTCAGAATCCCACCTGCAGAAGAACTCCCTGTTCAACTCCATGAACCGCTTCATTGGAGCCGTCAACAACATGGACCAGACGGTGATGGTGCCCAGCCTGCTGCGGGACGTCCCactggaagaagagagggagatggccGCTCTCAAAAGCTCGGGAAACAGCGACATCGAGGACGGCGACATGTACAGCTACTACCAGCTCCTGAAGTCCATCCGCTGCGACATCGAGTGGGGAGTGATGCGCGCCGAGGAAGCCGAGAAGCTCAAGGAGAGCCGGGGTCCCAGCTCTCGGATTGATTCCGAGGAAGAAGAATCGGAGGTGTCGTCCGAGGAAGACGAGGTTAACCTGCAAAAGCAGTTCCAGTTCCACATGACAGGGCTTCACGGGGTGCTGTCCAAGCTGACGCAACAGGCCAACACTCTCACCAACCGCTACAAGCAGGAGATCGGCGTTGGATGCTACTAA